A region of the Flavobacteriaceae bacterium MAR_2010_188 genome:
TTGTATAGGTAGGATAATCATCAGAGAAATTCTCTAACTCCGGACTATCATCATCTCTAATTACATTTTTAATCATGTCGATTCGAAAAATTTAGGAGCCATCTTCTTAATAATCTCCGTGTCAATATGGTTTCTGAATCTAAAGGCAATGAACCCGAGAATAAAAAATATCAAAGCCACGCCAAGGCAACCCAATACCATACTTCCAAAAAGATTTCCTAAACCAATTGCTAATGCAACAGCTACAAAAAGAAACCCGATAAAAGCCATCCCGCCGACAATCATTGCCTTCCCCATCGATCCTACTATGATACATACTTGTTGAAAAATTTTCAACCTTAAGTATGCCTTAGTTGTATCTAGATAGTGTTGGCCCTTATCTGCCGCCTTTTCGGAGGTTTCGCCTAAAGAATCAATTATTCCCATCAATTAGACTGTCTTGGGAGCGGTGTTTTTTACAACAACTTCATCCTTCTGCAGTCTTCTGTTCTTTGATTTTAATTCTTCAAGTTTTCTCTCAAGTATATTGATTACATCTTCTGCTTTATAGCTAGCGTTTGTAACCATTGATTCTACTTGCTCATCTAAAGTTGCTTTCTTAGCAACTACTGTATTAGCAACTCTGTCTTTCAGTTCATAAGCATTTTCTGTAATTACGTCACGCGCTGCTGCTGCTTCATCTACAATTCTCTGTCTTGTTGCACTACCTTTGTCTGGAGCAAACAAAATCCCAAGTGCAGCACCTATTGCTGTACCTGCTAAAAGTCCTAATACTGAATTATCACTACTCATAATATTTGTTTTAAGTTATTTATTTAGTTACATCGTTCTGATGTAGTTCAAATTTACAAAATATAACAAGAGTCATTTAGCTTATACCGTGTTAATCTTAACTTAAATACCAAACAAATTGCAGAAAATTATGTCTAAATTGATGACTATCCGAACAAAAAAAATCATATTATAATTCAACAAAACATGCAAACATATAAAACTATAAACCCATTTAATGGTGAAGAACTCGAATCCTATAAACTTCATTCTTCAGAAGAGATTGAAGAGAAAATTGCAACGGCAAATGCAACATTTAGGTCTTGGAGAAAATTAGAGGTTAAGGATAGAGTGAAATGTCTTAAAACCTTCTCAAAGAATATGGAGTCGCAAAAAAACAAGCTTGCCGAACTAATTACCAATGAGATGGGCAAACCCATATCCGAAAGTATTGCCGAAATTGAGAAATGTGTATTTCTTTGCGATTTCTACGCTAAGAATGCAGATTTGTTGCTCAGTGACGAAATCATTGAAACTGAAGCAGAAGAAAGTTTTATCAGCTATGACCCATTGGGAATCATTTTAGCAGTAATGCCGTGGAATTATCCATTCTGGCAAGTGATGCGTTTTGCAATCCCTACTCTTACTGCCGGTAACGTTGGCATTCTTAAACATGCGACCAACGTAAGCGGTTGCGCAATGAAAATCCAAGAACTGTTTGAACAGTCAGGATATCCAACTGGATGTTTTACAACTATCTTGAGTGATCACGAAAACTTAGAAAATCTAATTGCCGATGACAGAATAAAGGCCGTAACCCTAACCGGGAGTGAAAAAGCGGGAAGAAGTATTGCCGAAATCAGCGGGAAGCACTTAAAGAAAAATGTTCTTGAGCTTGGAGGCAACAATGCGTGTATTGTATTTAAAGATGCCAATCTTAAGAAATATTTAAAAACAATGGTAAAAGCGAGGATGCAGAATACTGGTCAAAGCTGTATTGCCGCTAAACGCTTTATCGTTGTAGAAGATATATATGAAGAATTCCTAAAGAAATTTAAAAAAGAAGTAGAAAGTATAAAAATTGGTAATCCGCAATCCAAAGATACGGAACTAACGGTTTTAGCCCGAAAAGATTTAGCCGAAACCCTTAAAAAACAAGTTGAAGACTCGGTGAAAAAAGGTGCCAAGGTGTTATTAGGAAATTCCTCCAAGGATTCTTATTTTGCACCTACTATTTTGACTGATGTTACGGCTGGTATGCCAGTTTTTGACGAAGAAACTTTTGGACCGGTAGCCGCTATAATAAAGGTGAAAAATGAAAAAGAAGCGCTGGAGACGGCTTCTA
Encoded here:
- a CDS encoding Gas vesicle protein, whose protein sequence is MSSDNSVLGLLAGTAIGAALGILFAPDKGSATRQRIVDEAAAARDVITENAYELKDRVANTVVAKKATLDEQVESMVTNASYKAEDVINILERKLEELKSKNRRLQKDEVVVKNTAPKTV
- a CDS encoding succinate-semialdehyde dehydrogenase / glutarate-semialdehyde dehydrogenase, which gives rise to MQTYKTINPFNGEELESYKLHSSEEIEEKIATANATFRSWRKLEVKDRVKCLKTFSKNMESQKNKLAELITNEMGKPISESIAEIEKCVFLCDFYAKNADLLLSDEIIETEAEESFISYDPLGIILAVMPWNYPFWQVMRFAIPTLTAGNVGILKHATNVSGCAMKIQELFEQSGYPTGCFTTILSDHENLENLIADDRIKAVTLTGSEKAGRSIAEISGKHLKKNVLELGGNNACIVFKDANLKKYLKTMVKARMQNTGQSCIAAKRFIVVEDIYEEFLKKFKKEVESIKIGNPQSKDTELTVLARKDLAETLKKQVEDSVKKGAKVLLGNSSKDSYFAPTILTDVTAGMPVFDEETFGPVAAIIKVKNEKEALETASNSKFGLGTMLFTEDTEAAIDLISEIEDGAFFINEMVKSDPRLPFGGTKASGYGRELSKEGILEFVNKKTVYINK